One stretch of Siphonobacter curvatus DNA includes these proteins:
- a CDS encoding SLBB domain-containing protein, with translation MRSFYTFVLSIILLSAGTVHSQVPGKVEQLSDAQIQEFIQKSQASGLSEAQIEQLALQRGYTQQDVIKMRDRIAKLKAGQTKTSSSQSAETETSRKQTEAVAEKAPTVVAKQQSTSKTEAEDNTTQTKEVFGSSFFRNATLSFEPNLRIATPKNYSLGPEDELNVEIFGSSVQSYKLKVSPEGSIRIENSGPILVNGLTIEEAKAKIASRLRQLYSMPGIGINVTLGNVRSIKVTITGEVVRPGSYTISSLATVFNAIYQSGGPTANGSFRLIQLRRNNKLIRTIDLYDFLLKGDEKDNVGLRDQDVLVFPDYQARVELNGEIRRPLIFEIKEGETLKDVFQFAGGFTDQAYTATITVRRNTSKELKILNIQQDFFGSFIPQNGDRFTVGTILDRYENRVQIAGAVFRPGEYALDESIGTLKQLIQKAEGVRGDAFLDRIFIRREKENLDVENISVDLGKVLRGEIEDVKLQRQDFVTIKSIEELREKYTVSIGGAVSNGGNFEYTENMTLSDLVTLAGGFAEGAVSSRIEVSRRIKQEDTTAKSKANVQVFTLSIDKDLKITSQEKAFTLQPYDVIYVRTDPAYEAQKLVEIVGEVNYPGNYAIERKDERLVDLIKRAGGLKDKAFLKAARFYRQGELVAVDLERIMKNPGSKDNLRLEDKDRLLIPQKDELVRIAGGVLNPATVNYQDNSLEKYIAQAGGFTDQAIRKKVYVTYANGRTNTTKQVLGFKSYPKIEPGATINVPIEDTTIQRRMEPAERIAVFSLIGSLLIATGSVLASVLRN, from the coding sequence ATGCGAAGTTTTTATACATTCGTACTAAGTATTATTCTTCTTAGTGCAGGAACTGTTCATAGTCAAGTTCCTGGAAAAGTTGAGCAGTTATCCGATGCTCAAATTCAAGAGTTCATTCAAAAATCCCAGGCTAGTGGATTAAGTGAAGCTCAAATTGAACAATTGGCTCTTCAGCGAGGATATACACAGCAGGATGTTATAAAAATGCGGGATCGAATTGCTAAGCTTAAAGCTGGGCAAACGAAAACGAGTTCTAGTCAGTCTGCTGAAACAGAGACTTCTCGTAAGCAAACCGAAGCAGTAGCGGAAAAAGCTCCTACGGTTGTTGCGAAACAACAAAGTACTTCTAAAACGGAAGCAGAAGATAATACAACGCAAACCAAGGAAGTGTTCGGTTCCAGTTTCTTCCGTAATGCAACCCTTTCCTTTGAACCTAACTTACGCATTGCTACTCCCAAAAATTACTCCTTAGGTCCTGAAGATGAGCTAAATGTCGAAATTTTTGGAAGCTCCGTACAATCTTATAAACTAAAAGTAAGTCCGGAAGGAAGCATTCGAATCGAAAATTCGGGCCCTATCCTGGTCAATGGATTAACCATTGAAGAAGCTAAAGCCAAAATTGCTAGTCGCTTACGGCAACTATATTCCATGCCAGGTATAGGTATTAACGTGACTTTAGGCAACGTACGTAGTATAAAAGTGACCATCACTGGCGAAGTAGTGCGACCGGGGAGCTATACAATTTCCTCGCTTGCTACGGTTTTTAATGCCATTTATCAATCAGGAGGTCCCACGGCGAATGGTAGTTTTCGCTTAATTCAATTACGTCGTAATAATAAGCTTATACGTACGATTGATCTCTATGACTTTTTACTTAAGGGAGACGAAAAAGATAACGTTGGCTTACGGGATCAGGACGTATTAGTATTTCCAGATTATCAAGCACGGGTAGAACTGAATGGTGAGATTCGTCGACCCTTGATTTTTGAGATAAAAGAAGGAGAAACCTTAAAAGACGTTTTTCAATTTGCGGGAGGTTTTACAGATCAAGCGTATACAGCGACCATTACGGTACGTAGGAATACGTCAAAAGAGCTTAAAATACTAAATATTCAGCAAGACTTCTTCGGATCCTTTATTCCTCAAAACGGTGATCGTTTTACAGTTGGTACTATTCTAGATCGTTACGAAAACCGAGTGCAAATTGCAGGTGCTGTGTTTCGTCCGGGTGAATATGCATTAGATGAATCCATTGGTACTTTAAAACAACTGATTCAAAAGGCCGAGGGTGTGCGGGGCGATGCCTTTTTAGATCGCATTTTCATTCGTCGAGAAAAGGAAAATTTGGATGTTGAAAATATCTCTGTTGATCTAGGTAAGGTACTAAGAGGAGAAATTGAGGATGTTAAACTCCAGCGTCAGGACTTCGTAACCATTAAATCAATTGAAGAGTTACGAGAAAAATACACGGTAAGTATTGGGGGGGCAGTCAGTAATGGCGGCAATTTCGAATATACCGAAAATATGACACTTAGCGACCTAGTTACGTTAGCCGGTGGATTTGCCGAAGGGGCCGTATCTTCACGTATCGAAGTATCCCGACGTATCAAACAAGAGGATACAACCGCTAAATCAAAAGCGAATGTACAGGTATTCACGCTGTCCATAGATAAAGATCTAAAAATCACCTCGCAAGAAAAAGCATTTACCTTGCAGCCGTATGATGTAATTTATGTGAGAACGGATCCGGCCTACGAAGCACAAAAGTTAGTAGAAATAGTAGGGGAGGTTAACTATCCAGGTAATTACGCGATCGAACGGAAAGATGAACGTTTAGTGGATCTTATTAAACGAGCGGGCGGATTAAAAGATAAAGCTTTTTTAAAGGCAGCTCGCTTCTACCGACAAGGAGAATTAGTAGCCGTAGATTTAGAAAGAATCATGAAAAATCCTGGTTCTAAGGACAACCTAAGATTGGAAGACAAAGACCGTCTACTAATCCCTCAAAAAGACGAATTGGTACGAATTGCAGGAGGGGTACTGAATCCAGCTACCGTTAATTACCAAGATAATTCCTTAGAAAAGTATATCGCTCAGGCTGGTGGTTTTACAGACCAGGCTATTCGAAAGAAAGTGTATGTAACCTATGCTAACGGAAGAACCAACACTACCAAACAGGTTCTAGGCTTCAAATCCTATCCCAAAATAGAGCCCGGAGCTACGATCAATGTACCCATTGAAGACACTACTATTCAGCGTAGAATGGAGCCAGCAGAACGAATTGCAGTATTTTCTTTGATTGGCTCTTTATTGATTGCAACAGGTTCTGTATTGGCTTCTGTACTTCGTAATTAA
- a CDS encoding GNVR domain-containing protein — protein sequence MEAKEVFQNSKYDSSSVIYFADIIKFLRKKYKLILFNGIVFGILGAIYSFSLQSEYAANTKILPELQSKSSLGSFRALADLAGINLDNMQISEAIRPDLYPSVLQSKPFLLNLSQLKVKASSSNKSETVEQFLRRQEDSFLFKTLISRFQRTNNIDSARDTKLIHLENNFQNQIIVLNQQQEKLLKDLSKRVKVELDKKTGIIIIETTMPDPVVAALTTHYTTDYLTNYILDYRSAKQSEQAKFLIAQKEAAKKRFQKAEQNLRAYQDRNRNPFLTSVTSDASQLQSELSIAQNLYIELSRQAEQAQIKIREELPILKVLEPAQVPLKRSSPIRSLIVIQFMILGIIIGLIVAILKK from the coding sequence ATGGAAGCGAAAGAAGTTTTCCAAAATTCGAAGTATGATAGCTCTTCAGTCATTTACTTCGCTGATATTATAAAGTTTTTAAGAAAAAAATATAAGCTGATACTATTCAATGGGATAGTATTTGGAATATTAGGAGCAATATATTCATTTTCTCTACAAAGTGAATATGCAGCAAATACAAAGATATTACCAGAGCTACAAAGCAAAAGTAGTTTGGGTAGCTTTAGGGCATTAGCTGATCTAGCTGGAATCAACTTAGATAACATGCAGATATCAGAAGCTATTCGGCCAGACTTATATCCAAGTGTTTTACAAAGCAAACCGTTTTTATTGAATTTAAGCCAATTAAAGGTTAAAGCTAGTAGTAGTAATAAATCAGAGACAGTGGAACAGTTTTTGAGGAGGCAAGAAGATAGTTTCTTATTTAAAACCCTAATATCTAGATTCCAACGAACTAATAATATTGATTCTGCTAGGGATACAAAATTGATTCACTTAGAAAATAATTTTCAAAACCAGATAATAGTATTGAATCAACAGCAAGAAAAACTTTTAAAAGACCTCAGTAAAAGAGTTAAAGTTGAGTTGGATAAAAAGACAGGTATAATAATTATCGAAACGACCATGCCTGATCCCGTTGTAGCTGCTCTTACAACTCATTATACCACTGATTATCTCACAAATTATATATTAGACTATAGAAGTGCAAAACAATCAGAGCAGGCTAAGTTTCTGATTGCTCAGAAAGAAGCAGCAAAAAAGCGTTTTCAGAAGGCTGAACAAAATTTAAGAGCTTATCAAGATCGTAACCGTAACCCCTTTTTGACAAGTGTTACCAGCGACGCAAGCCAGCTACAATCAGAATTATCAATTGCACAAAATTTATATATTGAATTATCTCGGCAAGCTGAACAAGCTCAAATTAAAATAAGGGAAGAGTTACCAATACTAAAAGTACTTGAACCCGCACAAGTTCCTTTAAAAAGAAGTAGCCCTATACGAAGTCTGATTGTGATTCAATTCATGATTTTAGGAATAATCATTGGTTTGATAGTTGCTATCCTTAAAAAGTGA
- a CDS encoding oligosaccharide flippase family protein, whose translation MGSKKSTHISTINAVSAGAQVVIVNMSYFLSYKIILNELGSSYLGVWTLLLSVSSFVGLANFGIGPLVLKIIAEAKINNLNSNVEKIIGTSGFITLSFSVIVAGAFYILYPILLNNVLDSNSLLLAKSLLPYIAISLVITAHVNLLGSFLDALQLTYKKNIFLCVSSIMYILLTYIFIKEFGLLGAAYAWILQGLINYMLSIILLKSEIPYALRAFFRFNNPLFWEMIKQGSKMQIISITGIFLEPVTKFFISKYLGVAVVGFYEIASRIVSVVKIIISNATQVIVPRFSIYRINGDVKNEVSLFTNTFNNVFFLSTISIGALIGCSRILAYIFIGENNIFFTQTIILMSCAWYVNLLAVPSYYTYIALGNVNIILVSHIVMSFLNLILCYCIGGFFQSQMLIGGWALAIIISSLIILVHFYTNYKYLFAFINIPSKFYFLLKVFCMNSIIYITTGLYDFNNLHKIYLFLIMYFMISVIVYLKEIKNFYLTYFTNETIS comes from the coding sequence ATGGGCTCTAAAAAATCAACTCATATTTCAACAATTAATGCTGTCTCAGCGGGTGCACAAGTAGTAATTGTAAACATGAGCTATTTTTTGAGCTATAAAATCATATTAAATGAACTAGGTAGCAGCTATTTAGGAGTATGGACGCTTTTATTATCAGTGTCATCTTTTGTAGGTCTCGCAAACTTTGGAATTGGGCCTTTAGTATTGAAGATTATAGCGGAGGCTAAAATAAACAACTTAAACAGTAATGTAGAAAAAATTATTGGTACCAGCGGATTTATAACATTAAGTTTTAGTGTAATTGTTGCTGGTGCTTTTTATATTTTATATCCTATACTATTGAATAATGTATTAGATAGTAATAGTTTATTACTGGCTAAATCTTTACTTCCTTATATTGCTATTTCCCTAGTAATAACAGCACATGTTAATTTATTAGGGTCTTTCCTTGATGCTTTACAATTAACTTATAAAAAAAACATATTTCTATGCGTAAGTAGTATTATGTATATACTTTTAACGTATATTTTTATTAAAGAATTTGGTTTATTAGGAGCTGCTTATGCTTGGATATTGCAAGGATTGATAAACTACATGTTATCTATAATATTGCTTAAATCAGAAATACCTTATGCTTTAAGAGCTTTTTTTAGATTTAATAATCCTTTGTTTTGGGAAATGATTAAGCAAGGCTCTAAAATGCAAATAATTTCCATTACAGGTATATTTCTAGAGCCGGTAACTAAGTTTTTTATCTCAAAATATTTAGGTGTAGCAGTTGTAGGATTCTATGAAATAGCTTCGAGAATTGTGAGCGTAGTAAAAATAATAATTTCGAATGCTACTCAAGTAATAGTGCCAAGATTTTCTATTTATCGTATAAACGGAGACGTAAAGAACGAGGTTAGCTTATTTACAAATACGTTTAATAATGTATTTTTTTTAAGTACAATATCTATAGGTGCTTTGATAGGTTGCTCAAGAATATTAGCTTATATTTTTATTGGAGAAAATAATATTTTTTTTACACAGACTATTATATTAATGTCGTGTGCTTGGTATGTTAATCTTCTAGCAGTACCTAGTTATTATACATACATAGCTCTAGGAAATGTCAACATTATTCTAGTTAGCCACATCGTGATGAGTTTTTTAAATTTAATTTTGTGTTATTGTATTGGTGGCTTTTTTCAATCACAAATGTTGATTGGAGGTTGGGCACTAGCAATAATTATATCATCTTTAATTATTTTAGTCCATTTTTATACTAATTATAAATATTTATTTGCGTTTATTAATATACCAAGTAAATTTTATTTTTTATTAAAAGTATTTTGTATGAATTCTATAATTTATATAACCACAGGATTATATGATTTTAATAATTTACACAAAATATATTTGTTTTTAATTATGTATTTTATGATTTCAGTGATTGTATATCTTAAAGAAATTAAAAATTTTTATTTAACCTACTTTACTAATGAAACAATCAGTTAA
- a CDS encoding LbetaH domain-containing protein, with the protein MKQSVKNLLNSVLFIIHGLISVLPFHTVRIFMLRLFKAKIANKVGIYRGFEVRHPWKLKIGEGSIIGHKALLDCRRGLEIGSNVNISNEVMIWTLHHDYNDPAFAGVGDKVVIEDYAWICSRAIILPGVKIGYGAVVAAGAVVVKDIPPMTVVGGIPAKKIADRNINLNYSINQYILPII; encoded by the coding sequence ATGAAACAATCAGTTAAAAATTTACTCAATTCTGTCTTATTCATAATTCATGGGTTAATAAGTGTTTTGCCATTTCATACTGTCCGCATATTTATGTTGCGATTATTTAAAGCTAAAATAGCTAATAAAGTTGGTATATACAGAGGTTTTGAAGTGCGTCATCCATGGAAATTAAAAATTGGTGAGGGTAGTATTATCGGTCATAAAGCACTACTAGATTGTCGTAGAGGACTCGAAATTGGAAGTAATGTAAATATAAGCAATGAAGTTATGATTTGGACATTACATCATGATTATAACGATCCTGCTTTTGCTGGCGTGGGTGATAAAGTCGTTATTGAGGATTATGCTTGGATTTGTTCAAGAGCAATTATTTTACCAGGCGTTAAAATTGGATATGGTGCTGTTGTAGCTGCGGGTGCAGTAGTGGTTAAGGATATTCCACCTATGACAGTAGTGGGGGGAATTCCAGCCAAGAAAATTGCTGATAGAAATATCAACTTGAATTATAGTATTAATCAGTATATTTTACCTATTATATAG
- a CDS encoding glycosyltransferase family 2 protein: MQWPLISIITVTYNAEDVICNTVESVLKQTYPNIEYIIVDGMSSDRTSEFIEEYKKRGYISTYIQEKDEGIYDAMNKGISLAKGEAILLLNAGDILYNNAIKRLVEKSTGDIKNRIICCDWLLVFPPKKFSYRRNAMFDFSKKMGVSHQGSLIGKEIYCKIGLYNIKYKYVADYDFFIRVFLSNSFVFEHVNEVLLEYMYEGTTTKSALIQYNENFELRKSYGFKNNNKLIFKCTNAFRVLSRKYLGYDVNLYGYMLLKIFKNVK, encoded by the coding sequence ATGCAATGGCCTCTTATTTCCATTATCACAGTTACTTATAATGCTGAGGACGTTATTTGTAATACAGTAGAATCGGTTTTAAAACAAACCTATCCAAATATAGAATATATTATAGTTGATGGAATGTCTTCCGACCGTACTTCGGAGTTTATTGAAGAGTATAAGAAGAGAGGCTATATCAGTACATATATTCAAGAAAAAGATGAAGGCATTTATGATGCTATGAATAAGGGCATTAGTTTGGCGAAGGGTGAAGCTATTTTGCTATTAAACGCTGGTGATATCCTCTATAATAATGCTATCAAAAGATTAGTGGAAAAAAGTACAGGAGATATTAAAAACAGAATAATTTGCTGTGATTGGTTACTGGTATTTCCTCCTAAAAAGTTCTCATATCGAAGAAACGCAATGTTTGATTTTTCTAAAAAAATGGGGGTTTCACACCAAGGCTCGTTAATAGGAAAAGAAATTTATTGTAAAATTGGATTATATAATATTAAATACAAGTATGTTGCTGATTATGATTTCTTTATTAGAGTTTTTTTAAGTAATAGTTTTGTATTCGAACACGTAAATGAAGTGTTACTTGAATATATGTATGAAGGTACTACTACCAAAAGTGCTTTAATTCAATACAATGAAAATTTTGAACTTCGAAAATCCTATGGATTCAAAAACAATAATAAATTGATTTTCAAGTGCACTAATGCCTTTAGAGTTTTGTCTAGAAAATATCTAGGGTATGACGTAAATTTATATGGATACATGCTGTTAAAGATTTTTAAAAATGTTAAATGA
- a CDS encoding glycosyltransferase, with translation MRKILYLTPVLSYPSIQGHQVMAYNRIVSLSKNEDNYVTLVCFYDDKIGYRTLIEKLSIYNVNVIGIYLPKYKSILRLLKSIISENPFQVSYYYDDQMSKVLNNQFLSDFDVIHCSTLRMAQYCIDYSHKVLLDLIDSMTLNISSRLSKEKFVKKIFYKIEYHKIKKYEEKLVAAFPFITVVGTKDKLAIGNDEKIIEIPLGINTEKFFQYSELSLDKRIIFTGNMSYTPNIVAVQWFLSNCWDIVKSRVPEASFYIVGANPNKNILSLHGTKGIIVLPNVESIADELNKARVAVAPMQIGSGMQNKILEAMACSLPVITTPLGLGSIQASNNVDIIVSDEPLDYAECCISLLENYDKCRSIGTKGHNLVIEKYSNGVQIKRLVSFYDSIIKLK, from the coding sequence ATGAGGAAGATATTATATTTAACACCTGTACTTTCTTATCCTTCTATACAAGGCCATCAAGTGATGGCTTATAATCGAATAGTTAGTTTATCGAAGAATGAGGACAATTATGTAACTCTTGTCTGTTTTTATGATGATAAGATTGGATATAGAACTCTTATAGAAAAATTGAGTATTTATAATGTTAATGTTATTGGAATATATTTACCTAAATACAAGTCTATTTTACGACTATTGAAAAGTATCATATCTGAAAATCCTTTCCAGGTATCCTATTATTACGATGATCAAATGTCTAAAGTTTTAAATAACCAGTTTTTAAGTGATTTTGATGTTATTCATTGCAGTACTCTGAGAATGGCTCAATATTGTATTGATTATTCCCATAAGGTACTACTGGATTTAATAGATAGTATGACGCTTAATATTTCAAGTCGATTGTCTAAAGAGAAATTTGTAAAAAAAATATTTTATAAAATCGAGTATCATAAGATTAAAAAATACGAAGAAAAACTAGTTGCTGCTTTTCCATTTATCACGGTAGTAGGTACTAAAGATAAATTAGCTATTGGTAACGATGAGAAAATTATTGAAATCCCATTAGGGATCAATACTGAGAAGTTTTTTCAATATAGTGAACTTAGTCTAGATAAACGGATTATCTTCACTGGTAATATGTCTTATACCCCTAATATTGTTGCAGTACAATGGTTTTTATCTAACTGTTGGGATATTGTAAAGTCCAGAGTTCCTGAAGCAAGTTTTTATATTGTAGGAGCAAATCCTAATAAAAATATTCTTTCTTTACATGGCACGAAAGGTATAATAGTGTTGCCGAATGTTGAATCTATTGCAGATGAATTAAATAAAGCTAGAGTGGCCGTCGCCCCTATGCAAATAGGGTCTGGTATGCAAAATAAAATTCTTGAAGCTATGGCTTGTTCTTTACCTGTCATTACAACCCCTTTAGGTTTGGGGTCAATACAAGCTTCAAACAATGTGGATATTATTGTAAGTGATGAGCCTCTTGATTACGCTGAATGTTGCATTAGCCTGTTGGAGAATTATGATAAGTGTAGGAGTATTGGTACTAAAGGTCATAATTTAGTTATTGAAAAGTATTCTAATGGTGTCCAAATAAAGAGGCTTGTTAGTTTTTATGATTCAATAATTAAATTAAAATAA
- a CDS encoding nucleotide sugar dehydrogenase has translation MSSSVNTINTTNNLLFTNTIQIAIIGLGYVGLPLAVTMGKRYPTIGFDANQQRISELQQYIDTSQELASTEIAEAIYLTFSDQPEDLRFASIYIIAVPTPIDTFKRPDLSYLLEASRMVGKHLKKGDLVIYESTVYPGCTEEDCVPVLAEESGLTYNQDFFCGYSPERINPGDRTRPITAIMKVTSGSTPEVADFVNQLYSSVITAGTFKATSIKVAEASKAIENAQRDVNISFMNELALLFDRLGIDTQDVLDAASTKWNFLNFRPGLVGGHCISVDPYYLLHKAESVGYYPQVLLSGRRINDQMTSFITNKVIKLMIQKGHRIDGSRVLILGVTYKEDCPDIRNSKVIDLINELKEFKLQVDIWDPLIKSEKVKKDIGILSSEPHEHYDCIILALAHKEFYSLRWDNIRKKDTVVYDIKGILPKNIIDAQL, from the coding sequence ATGAGTAGCTCTGTTAATACCATAAATACAACTAATAACTTGCTTTTTACCAACACGATTCAGATAGCCATTATAGGATTAGGCTACGTAGGATTACCCTTGGCTGTCACCATGGGTAAGCGATACCCAACTATAGGCTTTGATGCTAATCAGCAAAGAATCAGCGAATTACAGCAGTATATAGATACTAGTCAAGAGCTAGCATCGACAGAAATTGCGGAGGCTATATACTTAACTTTTTCTGACCAACCTGAAGATCTCCGTTTTGCTTCGATTTATATTATTGCAGTCCCTACACCCATCGACACTTTTAAGCGTCCCGACCTCTCCTATTTACTGGAAGCCAGCCGTATGGTGGGCAAGCATTTAAAGAAAGGTGATCTAGTCATCTATGAATCCACCGTATATCCAGGTTGTACAGAAGAAGACTGTGTACCTGTACTGGCAGAGGAAAGTGGACTTACGTACAACCAAGATTTTTTCTGTGGCTACTCACCCGAGCGAATCAATCCTGGTGATCGTACCCGCCCCATCACGGCTATCATGAAAGTTACTTCCGGCTCGACACCCGAAGTCGCAGACTTTGTAAACCAATTGTACAGTAGTGTCATTACCGCAGGTACATTTAAGGCAACATCCATTAAAGTAGCAGAGGCAAGTAAAGCTATCGAAAACGCTCAGCGAGATGTCAACATTTCGTTCATGAACGAGTTAGCTTTACTTTTTGATCGATTAGGTATTGATACACAGGATGTACTAGACGCAGCTTCTACTAAATGGAATTTTTTAAATTTCCGTCCCGGGCTAGTAGGGGGCCATTGCATCAGTGTGGACCCCTACTATCTGTTACATAAAGCAGAAAGCGTAGGCTATTATCCTCAAGTACTACTATCTGGACGACGTATTAATGATCAGATGACTAGTTTTATTACTAACAAAGTCATAAAGTTAATGATTCAAAAAGGGCATCGAATTGACGGGAGTCGAGTTTTAATACTAGGGGTTACTTATAAAGAAGATTGTCCAGACATACGTAATAGTAAAGTAATTGATCTAATTAATGAATTAAAAGAATTTAAATTACAAGTGGATATCTGGGATCCATTAATCAAATCAGAGAAAGTAAAAAAGGATATAGGAATTCTATCTAGTGAACCACATGAGCATTATGACTGTATAATATTAGCTCTTGCGCATAAAGAATTTTACAGCTTGAGATGGGATAATATAAGAAAAAAAGATACTGTCGTATATGATATAAAAGGTATTCTGCCTAAAAACATCATTGATGCTCAGCTTTAA
- a CDS encoding sugar transferase, which yields MNTPLYPTCQQYIHRLKSKKSISKQIILFTGYDYFLQKHDLKVLLARYREVILVPRLIDETYLVKEALAPIFESYTDIHLVANPEYDERYRIIYEFAAITNKNIKILTVYDFCEKYLKKVYVPESYTESNPLLSSLRSRNYLQNLSKTFIDFSVSSVLLAVSSPLWLLSRVRIAQESPGPIFYRQSRVGLNQEEFYCIKFRSMRLDAEAAGAQFSSKKDKRVFKYGAFMRATRIDELPQLLSVFRGEISLVGPRPERRIFTESFEEVIPHYSSRHIIKPGITGYAQVMYPYGAGAKDARHKLMYDLYYIKNWTVGLEFKIIWKTVLTVLNYKGY from the coding sequence ATGAATACACCTTTATATCCAACCTGCCAGCAATATATTCATCGGTTAAAGAGTAAAAAGTCAATCAGTAAACAAATCATTTTGTTTACGGGCTACGACTACTTTCTTCAGAAGCACGATTTGAAGGTTTTGTTAGCTCGATATCGTGAGGTGATCTTAGTGCCCCGGCTGATTGATGAGACCTATTTAGTAAAAGAAGCACTGGCTCCCATCTTTGAGAGCTATACGGATATTCATCTAGTAGCTAACCCCGAATACGATGAGCGGTACCGAATCATCTATGAATTTGCTGCCATCACTAATAAAAATATAAAAATTCTTACCGTTTACGATTTCTGTGAGAAGTACTTGAAGAAGGTATACGTCCCTGAATCCTACACGGAATCGAATCCACTGTTGAGTTCCTTGCGAAGCAGGAATTACCTTCAAAATTTAAGTAAAACGTTCATCGACTTTTCAGTATCATCCGTGTTACTGGCAGTTTCCAGTCCTTTGTGGTTACTAAGTCGGGTGCGTATTGCTCAAGAATCACCCGGTCCCATTTTCTACCGGCAAAGTCGGGTAGGACTCAACCAAGAGGAATTTTACTGTATTAAGTTTCGTTCAATGCGTTTGGATGCTGAAGCGGCGGGAGCCCAATTTTCCAGCAAAAAGGACAAACGTGTATTCAAGTACGGAGCTTTTATGCGGGCTACGCGTATAGACGAACTCCCCCAATTGCTAAGCGTTTTCCGGGGTGAAATCTCGTTAGTAGGCCCTCGTCCCGAACGGCGGATTTTTACGGAAAGTTTTGAAGAGGTGATCCCACACTATTCAAGCCGTCACATCATTAAGCCCGGTATTACGGGTTATGCTCAGGTCATGTACCCTTACGGTGCTGGAGCAAAAGATGCCCGCCATAAATTAATGTATGATTTGTATTACATTAAAAATTGGACCGTAGGGTTAGAGTTTAAGATCATTTGGAAGACCGTACTAACGGTGTTGAACTACAAAGGCTACTAA
- a CDS encoding HupE/UreJ family protein, whose translation MNEFALYLQLGYEHITDPNGYDHIIFIIALCAIYRLRDWRRVLILVTAFTLGHSVTLALATLQYIQYRTDVIEFLIPVTILFTAITNLFQKSRTDSILTPDPPVNATPRYLMALFFGLIHGMGFSNFLRSLLGKEASIVKPLLAFNLGLELGQLLIVLIILTIAWVLIDLFRVKKHDWKLVISGAVAGIAIILIKESDYWKELMG comes from the coding sequence ATGAACGAATTTGCCCTCTACCTACAGCTCGGTTACGAACATATTACTGACCCTAACGGGTACGATCATATTATTTTCATCATCGCTTTATGTGCGATTTATCGGCTTCGCGACTGGCGACGCGTGCTGATTCTAGTTACGGCTTTTACACTCGGTCACAGCGTCACCCTGGCTTTGGCCACGCTTCAATATATTCAATACCGTACGGATGTGATTGAGTTTCTGATTCCGGTAACGATCCTTTTCACGGCTATCACCAATCTATTTCAAAAGAGTCGTACGGACAGTATCTTAACTCCTGACCCACCCGTGAATGCTACCCCCCGTTATTTGATGGCCCTGTTTTTCGGTCTCATCCACGGGATGGGCTTTTCTAACTTCCTACGTAGTTTGCTGGGAAAAGAAGCATCGATTGTCAAACCACTACTGGCCTTTAATTTGGGGCTAGAACTGGGTCAGTTACTAATCGTCCTCATTATTTTAACAATTGCGTGGGTACTCATTGACCTATTCCGAGTCAAGAAACACGACTGGAAATTAGTGATTTCAGGTGCCGTAGCGGGTATTGCGATTATTCTAATCAAAGAGTCGGACTATTGGAAAGAGCTAATGGGTTAG
- a CDS encoding nucleoside-diphosphate kinase: MASNRTFTMIKPDATADGHTGAIIKLIEEAGFRIVALKKTLLTQHRAGEFYAVHAERPFYKDLCAYMSSGPIVPMILEKENAVADFRKLIGATNPANAEEGTIRKLFAKSMEANAIHGSDSDENAAIESNFFFATTEQY; encoded by the coding sequence ATGGCAAGCAACCGCACATTTACGATGATCAAGCCCGATGCCACCGCAGACGGTCATACGGGAGCAATCATCAAACTCATTGAAGAGGCTGGCTTTCGCATTGTAGCTTTGAAGAAAACCCTGCTAACGCAGCACCGGGCCGGTGAATTTTACGCCGTTCACGCTGAACGCCCCTTCTACAAAGATCTTTGTGCCTACATGTCTTCTGGTCCTATCGTCCCAATGATCCTGGAGAAAGAAAATGCAGTAGCCGATTTTCGTAAGTTGATTGGAGCAACCAATCCGGCCAATGCCGAAGAGGGAACCATTCGGAAGCTGTTTGCAAAGTCCATGGAAGCGAATGCCATCCACGGTTCTGATTCGGATGAAAACGCGGCCATCGAATCTAATTTCTTCTTCGCAACTACGGAGCAGTATTAA